In the genome of Pontibacter actiniarum, the window TGTTTGGGGCCCGTGCCCTGATCGCTAAGAAAGACTATTCCTCCAGGGCCACGGCTGCTGAAGAAGCGCTGGTGTACGGCATTCCGACGGCGCTGTTCGAGCCTATCCTGTACCATAACCCGGAGGTGGCTTTATACTTTGCCGCCGGTTTTGCCGCCGGGTCGCCGGTGCAGCAGGGCAGTATGCAGGAGACCAACAAAGCCCGCCGCGGGCTGAGCACCTACACCCCGCAGCAGCCGCTGCACCTGGAGGATGTGCTGACGCTGGACACCGACCGCAACAAAGTAACCTGCACCGGCCAGACCTCCATTCGGCTGGCGGCCCAGATCATGAGCGATAAAGACTCCAGCTTTATACTTGTTGTGGATGAGCAGGAGCGCCCTGTCGGCATCCTGACCGACACGGACCTGCGAAGGCGCGTAGTGGCGGGCCACCTGAGCATCGACGATGCCGTGACGGAGGTAATGTCGGCACCGGTAGTGACCATACACCCCAACCCGCACATGGCGGAGGCTCTGCTGCTAATGATGCGCCACCGTATAAAGCACCTTTGCGTGACAGCAGACGGCTCCGGTGAATCACCTGTGGAGGGAGTTCTGACAGAGCACCACCTGCTGCTTGCCCAGGGCAACAACCCGGCAGTGCTGGTGCAGGAAATCCGGGAGACGCAAAGCATCGGCAACTTGCCAGCCATCCGCAACCAGGCCGAGGAGCTGCTGCAGAAGTACCTGGAGCAGGAGGTGAGCATCGCTTTCATCGCCAACATTATAACAGAGATAAACGATGCGCTGGTGGTACGGGCACTGCGGCACGCCGAAAGTGTACTTGGCGAACCGCCTTTGCGCTACTGCTGGCTCTCCATCGGCAGCGAGGGGCGCGAGGAGCAGCTGTTGCGTACCGACCAGGACAACGCCCTGGTGTTTGAGGATGCCCATGCGGCACAGGAGAAGGAGGCGCAGGCGTACTTTCTGGAGCTGGCCGCGCAGGTAAACCAGGTGCTGGAGTCCTGCGGCTTTGAGAGGTGCCCGGCTAACATGATGGCAAGTAACCCTTTGTGGTGCCAGCCGCTGCACACCTGGGTGCACTACTTCTACAAATGGATACACCAGCCTACCGAGGAGGCGCTCCTGAACGCCAGTATCTTCTTCGACTACCGCCCAGTTTACGGGGACTTTAGCCTGGCAGAGAAGCTGACAAACTATGTTTACGAGCACATACAGCAGGAGCGGATATTCTTGCCTTACCTGGCCAAGCATGCTCTGCAGAGCCCGCCTCCGCTCAGCTTTTTCCGGAGCTTTATTGTGGAGCGGGGAGGGGAGCACAAAGACCAGTTCGATATAAAGCTGCGCGCCATGGCCCCGCTTGTAGATGCCGCCCGTGTGCTGACGCTGGATAACCGCGTGGCCGGCGAAAACAATACCTTTAAGCGCTTTGCCAGGCTGGCAGCACTGGAGCCACAAAACGCCGGCCTTTACCAGGAGGCCGCCATGGCCTACGAGATTATGATGCGCCACCGGGCCCTTAGCGGTTTGCGCAACCACAACTCCGGGCGCTACATCAACCCGGAGCAGCTCAACAAGCTGGAGCGGCAAACGCTGCGCAATACCTTTAAGCCCATTAGCGATGTGCAGGAGTTGCTGCAGGTGCGCTTCCAGTTAAATTACCTGGGCTGATGCGCGGCTGGCTGAAAGAACTGCTGTCGGGTAAGCCGCAGGCAAGCCCTGATGATCCTCCCTTCTGGAAAGACTACATCCAGCGCATACATAACCAGGGCGCTGCAGATACCTCCCTGAGCGAGGCGGACTTTGTCGTTTTTGATACCGAGACAACGGGTTTGGATGTAAAGGCGGACAAGGTGCTGTCGGTGGGGGCTGTGAGGGTGTGTAAGGGGCAGGTGCTGGTACAGGATAGCTTTGAGTTTGTGGTGCGGCAGGAGGTGGCAGCAGGAAACAAAAGCGCAGAAGTGCACGGCCTGCTGCGGCAGGAGGTAGGGCAGGGGGTGCCGGAGCCGGAGGTGCTGATGCTTTTCCTTTCCTTCGTGGGCAGCGCCCCTTTGGTTGGCCATCATGTGGCTTTTGATGTTGAGATGATCAACGGCATGATCCGGCGCTGTGGCATCAACGGCAAGCTGCACAACCCCACCGTAGACACCGCCGAACTGGCCAAACGGCTGGAGCGCCGCCAGCACTCCCCCGACAGCTACCGGCGCTCCGACTACACATTAGACTCGCTCATCCGCAAGTATAACCTGCCCACCGAATCCCGCCACACCGCCTCCGGCGACGCCTTTATCACGGCCATACTGCTGCTGAAGCTGCTAGCGCAGGCAAAGCAGCGTGGGATTAGCAAGGTGGGGGAGCTGGTGCGGTAGGTGGCAGGTTGCCTGGCTCGGCTTATTTGTAGATTTGGCAGATAAGCCGAATAGCTATTCCGTTTATCTGTTATATTTGGAGTATAGCAGGAATAGGGTTCCTGTTAGCAATTAGTTGGCGATGATTGTAACTACTAATTTAACCACAACGCAAAAACAATAGCATGAGGAAGTTCAGAGCGATTATGGGCGCTTTTGTTTTTGGTACTATTTGTATTGGTTGTGAGGGAAAAGGAGAAGGTACTTCTTCGGAGAAAACAGTAGGTGGAACTGAGGCTATTGAGCAAAGCATCCAGACTTGTGTTAGTGATATAGGAGTAGAACTTGTTCCAGATGATATTGAGGCACCTGATGCTCTTGTTGTTTCTTTTACCAGCACAGATGAAACAGTAAATCAGATGCTGGAGCAAGGCAACACTGTTACGCTAATAGTATGGAAGGACACTTCAACTGTCATCGAAGATTCCGCAGTGTATACATCAAGAATAGCCAAAATCAGGAAAGTAAAGGACAGTGAGTTTCAGATATTCTATCCTGGTATGGGATTCACAGACTTAGGCACAAATGAGCTATCGGTGATTTCAAATGAAGAACTGAGGATAAACCCCCAAATAACAATCAAAACAAGGGCAGGAAGAGAATGGACTTTCCGCTCCTGCCAATAAAGAAGCTTAACTAGAAGAAAACAACCTTCGCCAATAAAGTATAGCAGTACTGCTTCGGCTACGCCTCGCAATCTGCTATACCAAGTCCGTTAGCAGAAAGAAATATTAAAAGAATGGATTTCAATATTATTGAATATTTAAAGAGAGGTACTCCAAAGCAACAAGAAGCATATAATGTGCTTACTCAATATTCAATAATGGAGTATCTGCAACCTTATTCTCCCATATTGGCAGGGACAATTCCTATAGATATTGACATAGAAAACAGTGATTTGGACATTATTTGTTACTGGGAACATGTTGATCAATTCAAGGTTAATTTGCTCAAATATTTCTCCAGTTATAAAGACTTTCAGTTAGTTGATAAAATGGTTCAAGATCAACGTACCGTAATTGCTAATTTTATAGTTGAAAGCTTTGATATTGAAATATTTGGGCAGAATACACCTTCGCAAGAGCAGTATGCTTACAGACACATGGTAGTAGAGTACTATCTTCTACTGTCCAAGGGAAATCAGTTCAGGCAAACCATTAGGGAACTTAAGGAGCAGGGATATAAAACAGAACCAGCTTTTGCTCATGCTCTAGGATGGAAGGGAGATCCATATCTTGAACTTTTAAAATATGAAGAAAAATTACAAACCCATCTGCCAACAATAGCTAAAAAGCTTTAAACCGCTTTTTAGCCAAACGTTAGCTGCAACCCAGGCGAAAATCTTCAATAGAATCAAAAGCTGAAAATAATTTTAAGATTGATTTCTATTGCATACTTTTACTTATAGCGATAGGCTATTTTATTAAAACAAGCACCATTGGACTACCACGGTTTTCAATAATCCCTCTCTAATTGATTTTTATTTTGTTGATAGTAAATACCATATCGGAAATATCTTCACCCACCTCATTAATTCTGGAATTAGTGAAATATAGGTGTCCTTCATAAATACTAAAGGTGTCTGCCCATTTCACTTTTTCTCCTTGAACCAAGGTTTTCAGTTTTCCTTCCGGAGTAAGGTAGTCAATCCTATTATGTTCCAAATCCGCCAGATATAGATTTTGATGTTTGTCGAAAATCATCCCATCCGGAGCCCCCGTTTCGGCTTCTATTTTTACATTGGCTTCTATTTCGGCTTCCGTTCCGTTAAGCAAGACAGCCGTAGAAACAGAATACAATGTATAACCGGTTAAACTATGAAAGAACAAACGGTTGCTTTTGGGATTTAATGCAATGCCGTCAGAATGTACCGGTTTACCACCCCATTTTTTCCCATCGAAAGTTAAATAATCGGTTTCGGCTCTGGTTGAAAAGTGGTTGTCAAGAACGCGTCTGCTTTTTCTCGTAGAAAGATCATAGATAACCAAGGCACCCTCATTGGAATCGGTAAAGTAGATGGCGTTATTTTTTAAATCTACACGCAAATCATTGATGTAAGAGTTTGGCTTGTAGCTCCCTTCAGAAAGAATCAAAATGTCTTCCAAACTGTTATTCTTGAGATTGAAAACATAAACCCTTGGAGCATCTACTGTACCTTCCCAAATAGGATTCCGGGTATCCAGCACATAAAGTTTTTTGGCAAATGCCACAACAGACTGAACGCCTATAAAAACGGAATCGGAAACCGCCTGTTCAATATTCCAACTGTTCCAGTTCTTGTTGGGGTAAGGCTGCAAATTCCCTTCTTTGGAAATTTCAACCACTGAATTTTCCACCGTATTCCGCCACCTGGGAAAATTGACGAAAATCCTGCCCTTATCACTAACCGATACACCAGTGACCTGTTGACCCTTAAACTCTGCAACATTCGTTACTTCTGTCTGCTTGGATTTAGGCGAATGGAAGCAGGAATATATGCCAAAGAATAAAAACGGTAATAATATTAAATGAAAAAGCAGTTTTTTGATTAAGGTTCTAATCATAACATACTGTTTTAAAATCTCACATTAAAGTTATTTAGTGTATGCGCCTGAAGAATACGTCAGTTCATAACTGTGCGTGTAGATTTCAAAAACAATTCCGAATGGGTCTTCTACATAACACATTTTGTAAGGTTTGTCATCTGGATAATACTCCCTGACAGGCATTCTTTGCTTACCCCCGTACAACAGAATTTTTTCTATCAGTTCCTCTATATTTGGGTCTTGTATGCAAAAATGAAAGAGTCCGGTATTGAATGGGTTAAATTCAGGAGCTTCTTTAATTCCGTTGGGAAAAGAAAACAGTTCAATTCCTATTCCGTCTGAGGTTGCGAGGTGTGCAATTTCAAATTGTTCCCAACCGTTGCCAAATACATCAATACACATCTGCCCGATGGCGGTGTCTGTTTCTTTTTTGACAATGGATGGTTCCATTATAACATACCAGCCCATCACTTCAGAATAGAATTTTACAGCCTCGTGCAAATCAGGAACGGTAATCCCGATATGGGAAAATGTTTTAGGATACGGTCTCAAATTCATAACAATCTATTTTAGTCCTGCAAAAAAAGTGCATATTAGCTAATTAAACGAGAACTAACCAAAAAGTAATATAGTTACCAAAAAGAGTATTTTGTTGATAATAAGTAATTTATGGATGAAATAAAAAATAGAATTATATGTCCGCTCGACTTTGCGATGAAACTTATTGGTACTAAATGGAAACCTTTGGTGTTATTCCATTTGCTGGAAGGTCCTGTGCGGTCAGGTGTATTGCAAAAGCACCTTCCGGATATTTCCAACAAAATGTTTACCCAAACTATAAGGGAATTGGAAAAAGACAATTTAGTTGAAAGAATTGTATATCCAGTCGTTCCCCCCAAGGTGGAATACAAGTTAACCAAGAAAGGATATTCACTGGAAAATATATTAAAAAGTCTGGATGCGTGGGGGCTTGAAATGATGAAGACATAAAGAAAGAGTTCTTGGATAAAGGCATACTTAACGTATAGGCCGAAAAAGTAAAAAACGAATGAAAATAATAAAAGAAACATTGAGCTAACTACAAAAGGGCAGCAGCTAACATTGTAAAAGCATAATGCGGGCTGAATCGCTAAATTTCAGTATTTTGGCATCTGTCAAAGTTTAGTGCTAGTGGGTAGTGAATCACTCCGAAACCCGCACTACGCTTATACTTGACCGTTAGCGGTAATATAATGAAGAGAAGGAAACATACACCAATAGGGCTAAACGGCCTGTTTATGCTGGTACTTACGGTGTGCCTTATGGATCTATTTTCTTCATTTAAAATAAAGAGCCAGGCTGTCAAGTCGTTTTCATATGTTGGGCTGCTTGTTCTTTTGCCGGTTTTGCTTGTGTGGCCAAAGGTAAGCAAA includes:
- a CDS encoding PolC-type DNA polymerase III, which encodes MRGWLKELLSGKPQASPDDPPFWKDYIQRIHNQGAADTSLSEADFVVFDTETTGLDVKADKVLSVGAVRVCKGQVLVQDSFEFVVRQEVAAGNKSAEVHGLLRQEVGQGVPEPEVLMLFLSFVGSAPLVGHHVAFDVEMINGMIRRCGINGKLHNPTVDTAELAKRLERRQHSPDSYRRSDYTLDSLIRKYNLPTESRHTASGDAFITAILLLKLLAQAKQRGISKVGELVR
- a CDS encoding winged helix-turn-helix transcriptional regulator; the protein is MDEIKNRIICPLDFAMKLIGTKWKPLVLFHLLEGPVRSGVLQKHLPDISNKMFTQTIRELEKDNLVERIVYPVVPPKVEYKLTKKGYSLENILKSLDAWGLEMMKT
- a CDS encoding DUF294 nucleotidyltransferase-like domain-containing protein; the protein is MKPANAIQERVLEFLKQYPPFNLIAQDELRQLAGQVRVQYLEPEQVLFKQGDTPHEVFYVVRQGSVRLEQGPEDERRLVDVCDEGDVFGARALIAKKDYSSRATAAEEALVYGIPTALFEPILYHNPEVALYFAAGFAAGSPVQQGSMQETNKARRGLSTYTPQQPLHLEDVLTLDTDRNKVTCTGQTSIRLAAQIMSDKDSSFILVVDEQERPVGILTDTDLRRRVVAGHLSIDDAVTEVMSAPVVTIHPNPHMAEALLLMMRHRIKHLCVTADGSGESPVEGVLTEHHLLLAQGNNPAVLVQEIRETQSIGNLPAIRNQAEELLQKYLEQEVSIAFIANIITEINDALVVRALRHAESVLGEPPLRYCWLSIGSEGREEQLLRTDQDNALVFEDAHAAQEKEAQAYFLELAAQVNQVLESCGFERCPANMMASNPLWCQPLHTWVHYFYKWIHQPTEEALLNASIFFDYRPVYGDFSLAEKLTNYVYEHIQQERIFLPYLAKHALQSPPPLSFFRSFIVERGGEHKDQFDIKLRAMAPLVDAARVLTLDNRVAGENNTFKRFARLAALEPQNAGLYQEAAMAYEIMMRHRALSGLRNHNSGRYINPEQLNKLERQTLRNTFKPISDVQELLQVRFQLNYLG
- a CDS encoding VOC family protein, with the protein product MNLRPYPKTFSHIGITVPDLHEAVKFYSEVMGWYVIMEPSIVKKETDTAIGQMCIDVFGNGWEQFEIAHLATSDGIGIELFSFPNGIKEAPEFNPFNTGLFHFCIQDPNIEELIEKILLYGGKQRMPVREYYPDDKPYKMCYVEDPFGIVFEIYTHSYELTYSSGAYTK
- a CDS encoding DUF4269 domain-containing protein; protein product: MDFNIIEYLKRGTPKQQEAYNVLTQYSIMEYLQPYSPILAGTIPIDIDIENSDLDIICYWEHVDQFKVNLLKYFSSYKDFQLVDKMVQDQRTVIANFIVESFDIEIFGQNTPSQEQYAYRHMVVEYYLLLSKGNQFRQTIRELKEQGYKTEPAFAHALGWKGDPYLELLKYEEKLQTHLPTIAKKL
- a CDS encoding SMP-30/gluconolactonase/LRE family protein; the protein is MIRTLIKKLLFHLILLPFLFFGIYSCFHSPKSKQTEVTNVAEFKGQQVTGVSVSDKGRIFVNFPRWRNTVENSVVEISKEGNLQPYPNKNWNSWNIEQAVSDSVFIGVQSVVAFAKKLYVLDTRNPIWEGTVDAPRVYVFNLKNNSLEDILILSEGSYKPNSYINDLRVDLKNNAIYFTDSNEGALVIYDLSTRKSRRVLDNHFSTRAETDYLTFDGKKWGGKPVHSDGIALNPKSNRLFFHSLTGYTLYSVSTAVLLNGTEAEIEANVKIEAETGAPDGMIFDKHQNLYLADLEHNRIDYLTPEGKLKTLVQGEKVKWADTFSIYEGHLYFTNSRINEVGEDISDMVFTINKIKIN